The following proteins come from a genomic window of Musa acuminata AAA Group cultivar baxijiao chromosome BXJ1-7, Cavendish_Baxijiao_AAA, whole genome shotgun sequence:
- the LOC135679673 gene encoding glutamate receptor 2.7-like: protein MEKLILLLCLASAIFRCFSSSAECKPQVDGGGNGTVHVRVGAVLDMQTLEGKRNQASINMAMDDFYAAHGNYSTRVDLCLRDSNTSIIGAAAAATELLDDVGVQVIIGPPKSTQADYVLVLGNHSRVPILSFSATSPSLSTARTPYFVRTTLNDSSEVGAIAAVVKSFGWRNVIPVYDDTDYGTGAIPYLVDALHAVDAAVPYRSIIVSTASDEQIEKELYRLMTMQTRVFIVHMLADLGSRLMRKAKEVGMMVEGYVWITTDGITNDLGLLEEKVLNSMHGTVGVRRYINRSDEGVRRFTKRFTEKFAQGNPSVNMSVQPHVFDFWAYDTAWAVAMAVERAAGAMRPRIRGSPSRSSVATDLDKLDVAIDGPRLLKAIHDTRFRGLCGEFLLVDGQLPVSAFEIVNVDGDHGGRETVIGYWKPESGITRHPNTNKATELMPIVWPGGSTTVPKGWQIPTNGKKLQVIVPVTTGFKRFLSVEWDPTKNSTSVKGYCIDVFDAVMKSLPYAVPYEYILLQPRTASYIDDLVYQIYLKVILPPSSSDHSLDLRPESKDVPHSLLQVQNYDALVGDITIVANRSQYVDFTLPYTESGVSMVVPLKKKPGNALIFLKPLSADLWISCIFFTFLTGFVVWLFEHRDNTGEFGGPLHRQLGIIFCFVCSTLVSSPERKLKSTASQIVVVFWASVVLILVSSYTAMLSSMLTVQELQPTVSDVTELQTKGVYVGYRNGSFVADLLQKMNFDRHRLRNYSTVDQYADALSKGSDNGGVAAIFDEIPYLMFFLSKHCLDYTMVGPTHQTAGFGFVFQKGSPLVADVSRAILKVTQGDKMVEIKRKWFGDRPTCSSQRDNLSSMRLNFRNFWGLFLISGLVSITALAYFVCNNPYEAKEVMARMQQAILYIKGGKLDKEAQSVTEPDQNG, encoded by the exons ATGGAGAAGCTAATCCTCCTCCTTTGTCTTGCTTCTGCCATCTTCCGTTGCTTCTCTTCCTCCGCAGAGTGCAAACCTCAGGTTGACGGAGGTGGGAACGGGACTGTGCATGTCCGTGTGGGTGCCGTCCTTGACATGCAGACTTTAGAAGGGAAGAGGAACCAGGCAAGCATCAACATGGCCATGGATGATTTCTACGCTGCTCACGGAAACTACTCCACCAGGGTAGATCTTTGCCTCAGGGATTCCAACACAAGCATCATTGGTGCAGCGGCAgcag CCACGGAGCTATTGGATGACGTCGGAGTGCAAGTCATCATTGGTCCTCCCAAATCCACCCAAGCTGACTACGTGCTAGTTCTTGGCAACCACAGTCGAGTTCCCATCCTTTCCTTCTCCGCCACCAGCCCTTCCCTCTCCACCGCCCGCACCCCCTACTTCGTTCGCACCACCCTCAACGACTCCTCCGAGGTCGGCGCCATCGCCGCCGTCGTAAAATCCTTCGGCTGGCGCAATGTCATCCCCGTCTACGACGACACCGACTACGGCACGGGTGCCATCCCCTACCTCGTCGACGCTCTCCACGCGGTCGACGCCGCCGTCCCCTACCGCAGCATCATCGTCTCCACCGCCTCCGATGAGCAGATCGAGAAGGAGCTCTACCGACTCATGACCATGCAGACTAGAGTCTTCATCGTGCACATGCTCGCTGACCTTGGCTCTCGCCTCATGCGGAAGGCCAAAGAGGTGGGCATGATGGTTGAAGGCTATGTGTGGATAACCACCGACGGGATCACGAATGACCTCGGCTTACTGGAGGAGAAGGTGCTCAACTCGATGCACGGCACCGTCGGCGTCCGCCGGTACATTAACAGATCCGACGAAGGTGTCCGACGTTTCACGAAGAGATTCACTGAGAAGTTCGCTCAAGGGAATCCGAGCGTCAACATGTCAGTGCAACCTCACGTTTTCGACTTCTGGGCGTACGACACTGCTTGGGCTGTGGCCATGGCGGTAGAGAGAGCCGCCGGGGCAATGAGGCCTCGCATCCGTGGCTCCCCAAGCCGTAGCAGTGTAGCAACCGACTTGGACAAGCTCGATGTTGCCATAGATGGACCGAGACTTCTGAAGGCGATCCACGACACTCGGTTCCGTGGCTTGTGCGGCGAATTCCTGCTCGTGGACGGGCAGCTCCCAGTTTCCGCCTTCGAGATAGTGAACGTTGACGGAGACCATGGCGGAAGGGAGACCGTGATCGGATACTGGAAGCCGGAGTCCGGCATCACGCGACACCCGAACACTAACAAGGCGACAGAGCTCATGCCCATAGTATGGCCAGGGGGGTCGACGACCGTGCCCAAAGGCTGGCAGATCCCAACCAATGGCAAGAAACTTCAAGTCATCGTACCTGTAACAACAGGATTCAAGCGATTCCTGAGCGTGGAATGGGATCCAACGAAGAACTCAACCAGCGTCAAGGGTTACTGCATCGATGTGTTCGATGCTGTCATGAAGTCGTTGCCATATGCCGTCCCTTACGAGTACATTCTGCTTCAGCCGAGGACGGCCTCTTACATCGACGATCTCGTGTATCAAATATACCTGAAGGTGATCCTTCCTCCCTCTTCCTCTGATCATTCTTTAGACCTAAGACCAGAATCTAAAGACGTACCACACTCGTTGTTGCAAGTCCAGAACTATGATGCGCTGGTGGGGGACATCACTATCGTGGCAAACCGGTCTCAGTACGTGGACTTCACGCTGCCCTACACCGAGTCAGGGGTGTCCATGGTCGTCCCGCTGAAGAAGAAGCCTGGGAACGCATTAATATTCTTGAAGCCATTGTCGGCAGATCTATGGATATCATGCATTTTCTTCACCTTCCTTACAGGTTTCGTGGTGTGGCTGTTTGAGCACAGGGACAACACCGGTGAGTTCGGCGGCCCGCTGCACCGACAACTGGGCATCATCTTCTGCTTCGTTTGCTCCACGCTGGTCTCATCACCAG AAAGGAAGTTGAAGAGCACAGCATCGCAGATCGTGGTGGTGTTTTGGGCGTCCGTGGTCCTGATACTGGTGTCGAGCTACACAGCGATGCTGTCGTCCATGCTCACGGTGCAAGAACTCCAGCCCACAGTGAGCGATGTGACCGAGCTCCAGACGAAGGGAGTCTACGTCGGCTACAGAAACGGATCCTTTGTGGCCGACTTGCTGCAGAAGATGAACTTTGACCGGCACAGACTCAGGAACTACAGCACGGTTGATCAGTATGCCGATGCCTTGTCCAAAGGAAGCGATAACGGAGGGGTGGCAGCCATTTTCGATGAGATCCCCTACCTCATGTTCTTCCTCTCCAAACATTGCCTTGACTACACCATGGTTGGGCCGACGCATCAGACGGCTGGATTTGGCTTC GTGTTTCAGAAGGGGTCTCCATTGGTTGCTGATGTTTCGAGGGCTATATTGAAGGTGACACAAGGGGACAAGATGGTGGAGATAAAAAGGAAATGGTTCGGAGATCGGCCAACATGTTCTAGTCAGCGAGACAATCTCAGCTCCATGAGGCTTAACTTCAGGAATTTTTGGGGACTCTTTCTCATCTCAGGACTTGTGTCCATCACTGCCTTGGCCTATTTCGTCTGCAACAATCCATATGAAGCAAAGGAAGTGATGGCAAGGATGCAACAAGCAATCTTGTACATCAAAGGGGGGAAGCTGGATAAAGAAGCTCAAAGTGTTACTGAACCTGATCAGAATGGGTAA